Proteins encoded in a region of the Polyodon spathula isolate WHYD16114869_AA chromosome 9, ASM1765450v1, whole genome shotgun sequence genome:
- the LOC121320727 gene encoding sodium/potassium-transporting ATPase subunit alpha-1-like isoform X2, whose product MGRGEDQYELAATSEHGGKKKDKKRKKDRDLDELKKEVDLDDHKLTLDELHQKYGTDLSRGLTVARAAEILIRDGPNCLTPPPTTPEWVKFCKQMFGGFSMLLWAGSLLCFLAYGIQAAMDDEPAADNLYLGVVLAAVVIITGCFSYYQEAKSSKIMESFKNMVPQQALVIRDGEKKRINAEEVVVGDLVEVKGGDRIPADLRIISANGCKVDNSSLTGESEPQTRSPDFSNENPLETRNIAFFSTNCVEGTACGIAINTGDHTVIGRIATLTSGLEVGQTPISKEIEHFIHIITGVALFLSTTFFILSLILGYSWLEAVIFLIGIIVANVPEGLLATVTVCLTLTAKRMASRNCLVKNLEAVETLGSTSTICSDKTGTLTQNRMTVAHMWFDNQIHEADTTEDQSGATFDKSSSTWAALARVAGLCNRAVFQAGQESVPILKREVAGDASESALLKCIELCCGSVMAMRDKNAKIEEIPFNSTNKYQLSIHRNANPNESRYLLVMKGAPERILDRCTTILIQGKEQPLDYKMKDAFQNAYLELGGLGERVLGFCHMLLPDDQFPEGFKFDVDELNFPTEKLCFVGLMAMIDPPRAAVPDAVGKCRSAGIKVIMVTGDHPITAKAIAKGVGIISEGNETVEDIATRLNIPVKEVNPRDAKACVIHGGDLKELTSDQLDDLLKHHTEIVFARTSPQQKLIIVEGCQRQGAIVAVTGDGVNDSPALKKADIGVAMGIAGSDVSKQAADMILMDDNFASIVTGVEEGRLIFDNLKKSIAYTLTSNIPEMTPFLIFIMANIPLPLGTVTILCIDLGTDMLPAISLAYEGAESDIMKRRPRNPKTDKLVNERLISMAYGQIGMIQGLGGFFTYFVVLAENGFLPMRLLGIRTDWDDKSLNDLEDSYGQQWTFEQRKIVEFTCQTAFFVSVVVVQWADLIICKTRRNSVFQQGMKNKILIFGLFEETALAAFLSYCPGMDVALRMYPLKPAWWFCAFPYALLIFVYDEIRKLIIRRSPGGWVEKETYY is encoded by the exons GAAGATCAATATGAGTTGGCTGCAACGTCTGAGCATGGTGGAAAAAAGAAGGAcaagaagaggaagaaggataGAGATCTGGATGAGCTGAAGAAAGAAGTAGATTTG GATGACCATAAACTCACTTTGGATGAACTGCATCAGAAGTATGGTACAGACCTCAGTCGG GGTTTAACAGTTGCCCGTGCTGCAGAGATCCTGATTCGTGATGGTCCCAATTGCCTGACTCCTCCCCCTACAACCCCAGAATGGGTGAAGTTCTGTAAGCAGATGTTTGGAGGCTTCTCCATGTTGTTATGGGCAGGATCTCTTCTCTGTTTCTTGGCATACGGAATTCAGGCTGCCATGGATGATGAACCTGCTGCTGATAAT TTGTATCTGGGTGTCGTGCTTGCTGCTGTTGTCATCATCACCGGCTGTTTCTCTTACTACCAAGAAGCCAAGAGCTCTAAGATCATGGAGTCCTTTAAGAACATGGTTCCTCAG CAAGCCCTAGTTATCCGTGATGGTGAGAAGAAAAGGATTAATGCTGAGGAAGTTGTGGTTGGAGACCTAGTGGAAGTGAAGGGAGGAGACAGGATCCCAGCTGACTTGAGAATCATTTCTGCTAATGGCTGCAAG GTTGACAATTCTTCCCTGACTGGTGAATCTGAACCTCAGACCAGGTCACCTGACTTCTCCAATGAAAACCCACTTGAGACAAGGAACATTGCCTTCTTCTCTACCAACTGTGTAGAAG GTACTGCCTGCGGTATTGCCATTAACACTGGTGACCACACTGTGATTGGACGCATTGCCACACTAACCTCTGGCTTGGAGGTTGGACAGACTCCAATCTCCAAAGAGATTGAACACTTCATTCATATCATCACTGGAGTGGCGCTCTTCCTCAGTACAACCTTTTTCATCCTCTCCCTGATCCTTGGATACAGCTGGCTGGAGGCTGTCATCTTCCTTATAGGAATTATTGTTGCCAATGTGCCAGAAGGTCTGCTGGCTACTGTCACG GTCTGTCTCACACTCACAGCTAAGCGAATGGCCAGTAGGAATTGCCTGGTAAAGAACCTGGAAGCTGTAGAGACTCTGGGATCCACCTCCACTATCTGCTCTGATAAGACTGGCACCCTGACACAAAACAGAATGACTGTTGCTCACATGTGGTTTGACAACCAGATCCACGAAGCAGACACCACTGAGGACCAGAGTG GTGCTACCTTTGATAAGAGCTCTTCCACTTGGGCTGCCCTTGCTCGTGTTGCAGGACTCTGCAACCGCGCTGTATTCCAGGCTGGACAGGAGTCTGTACCAATTCTTAAG AGAGAGGTTGCTGGTGATGCTTCTGAATCTGCCCTGCTGAAATGTATTGAGCTGTGCTGTGGGTCTGTGATGGCCATGAGAGACAAGAATGCCAAAATTGAAGAGATCCCTTTCAACTCAACCAACAAGTACCAG CTCTCCATCCATCGTAATGCAAACCCCAATGAATCTCGCTATCTGCTGGTGATGAAGGGTGCCCCAGAAAGGATTCTTGATCGCTGCACCACCATCTTGATTCAAGGCAAAGAGCAGCCACTGGATTATAAGATGAAGGatgctttccaaaatgcttaCCTTGAGCTGGGAGGACTGGGAGAGAGAGTTCTTG GATTCTGTCATATGCTGCTTCCTGATGACCAGTTTCCTGAAGGATTCAAGTTTGATGTAGATGAGTTGAACTTCCCTACTGAGAAGCTGTGCTTTGTTGGTCTGATGGCCATGATCGATCCTCCTCGTGCTGCTGTACCCGATGCTGTTGGCAAGTGCAGAAGCGCTGGCATCAAG GTTATCATGGTTACTGGTGACCACCCTATTACAGCCAAAGCCATTGCTAAGGGTGTGGGAATCATCTCTGAAGGAAATGAAACTGTTGAGGACATTGCAACTCGCCTGAACATTCCTGTCAAAGAAGTCAACCCCAG AGATGCCAAGGCCTGTGTAATTCATGGTGGCGACCTGAAGGAACTGACTAGTGACCAGCTGGATGACCTGCTGAAGCACCACACTGAGATTGTGTTTGCCAGGACCTCTCCTCAACAGAAACTGATCATTGTGGAGGGATGTCAGCGACAG GGTGCTATTGTAGCTGTGACTGGTGATGGCGTGAATGATTCCCCTGCCCTGAAGAAAGCAGATATTGGTGTTGCTATGGGTATTGCTGGATCTGACGTCTCCAAACAGGCTGCAGACATGATCCTTATGGATGACAACTTTGCCTCCATTGTGACTGGTGTAGAGGAAG GTCGTCTGATCTTTGATAACCTGAAGAAGTCAATTGCTTACACCCTGACAAGTAACATCCCTGAAATGACACCGTTCCTAATCTTCATTATGGCCAACATCCCTCTGCCTCTGGGAACTGTAACCATCCTGTGTATTGACTTGGGCACTGACATG CTTCCTGCTATCTCCCTGGCTTATGAAGGAGCAGAAAGTGACATCATGAAGAGACGGCCACGAAATCCCAAAACAGACAAGCTTGTGAATGAAAGGCTGATCAGTATGGCCTATGGGCAAATTG GTATGATCCAGGGTCTGGGAGGATTCTTCACATATTTTGTTGTTCTTGCTGAGAATGGTTTCCTGCCTATGAGACTACTGGGAATTCGTACTGACTGGGATGACAAAAGTCTCAATGACTTGGAAGACAGCTATGGACAGCAGTGG ACCTTTGAACAGAGAAAGATTGTCGAGTTTACCTGCCAAACTGCTTTCTTTGTCAGTGTTGTGGTAGTTCAGTGGGCTGACTTGATCATctgtaaaactagaagaaactctGTCTTCCAGCAGGGAATGAA gaaCAAAATCCTTATCTTTGGGCTGTTTGAGGAAACCGCTTTGGCTGCCTTCTTGTCTTATTGCCCAGGAATGGATGTGGCCCTCAGAATGTACCCTCTGAA ACCAGCCTGGTGGTTCTGTGCCTTCCCCTACGCTCTCCTTATCTTTGTTTATGATGAAATCAGAAAGCTTATCATCCGACGCAGCCCAGGAG GTTGGGTGGAAAAGGAGACCTACTACTAA
- the LOC121320727 gene encoding sodium/potassium-transporting ATPase subunit alpha-1-like isoform X1 yields MDSFTCKEDQYELAATSEHGGKKKDKKRKKDRDLDELKKEVDLDDHKLTLDELHQKYGTDLSRGLTVARAAEILIRDGPNCLTPPPTTPEWVKFCKQMFGGFSMLLWAGSLLCFLAYGIQAAMDDEPAADNLYLGVVLAAVVIITGCFSYYQEAKSSKIMESFKNMVPQQALVIRDGEKKRINAEEVVVGDLVEVKGGDRIPADLRIISANGCKVDNSSLTGESEPQTRSPDFSNENPLETRNIAFFSTNCVEGTACGIAINTGDHTVIGRIATLTSGLEVGQTPISKEIEHFIHIITGVALFLSTTFFILSLILGYSWLEAVIFLIGIIVANVPEGLLATVTVCLTLTAKRMASRNCLVKNLEAVETLGSTSTICSDKTGTLTQNRMTVAHMWFDNQIHEADTTEDQSGATFDKSSSTWAALARVAGLCNRAVFQAGQESVPILKREVAGDASESALLKCIELCCGSVMAMRDKNAKIEEIPFNSTNKYQLSIHRNANPNESRYLLVMKGAPERILDRCTTILIQGKEQPLDYKMKDAFQNAYLELGGLGERVLGFCHMLLPDDQFPEGFKFDVDELNFPTEKLCFVGLMAMIDPPRAAVPDAVGKCRSAGIKVIMVTGDHPITAKAIAKGVGIISEGNETVEDIATRLNIPVKEVNPRDAKACVIHGGDLKELTSDQLDDLLKHHTEIVFARTSPQQKLIIVEGCQRQGAIVAVTGDGVNDSPALKKADIGVAMGIAGSDVSKQAADMILMDDNFASIVTGVEEGRLIFDNLKKSIAYTLTSNIPEMTPFLIFIMANIPLPLGTVTILCIDLGTDMLPAISLAYEGAESDIMKRRPRNPKTDKLVNERLISMAYGQIGMIQGLGGFFTYFVVLAENGFLPMRLLGIRTDWDDKSLNDLEDSYGQQWTFEQRKIVEFTCQTAFFVSVVVVQWADLIICKTRRNSVFQQGMKNKILIFGLFEETALAAFLSYCPGMDVALRMYPLKPAWWFCAFPYALLIFVYDEIRKLIIRRSPGGWVEKETYY; encoded by the exons GAAGATCAATATGAGTTGGCTGCAACGTCTGAGCATGGTGGAAAAAAGAAGGAcaagaagaggaagaaggataGAGATCTGGATGAGCTGAAGAAAGAAGTAGATTTG GATGACCATAAACTCACTTTGGATGAACTGCATCAGAAGTATGGTACAGACCTCAGTCGG GGTTTAACAGTTGCCCGTGCTGCAGAGATCCTGATTCGTGATGGTCCCAATTGCCTGACTCCTCCCCCTACAACCCCAGAATGGGTGAAGTTCTGTAAGCAGATGTTTGGAGGCTTCTCCATGTTGTTATGGGCAGGATCTCTTCTCTGTTTCTTGGCATACGGAATTCAGGCTGCCATGGATGATGAACCTGCTGCTGATAAT TTGTATCTGGGTGTCGTGCTTGCTGCTGTTGTCATCATCACCGGCTGTTTCTCTTACTACCAAGAAGCCAAGAGCTCTAAGATCATGGAGTCCTTTAAGAACATGGTTCCTCAG CAAGCCCTAGTTATCCGTGATGGTGAGAAGAAAAGGATTAATGCTGAGGAAGTTGTGGTTGGAGACCTAGTGGAAGTGAAGGGAGGAGACAGGATCCCAGCTGACTTGAGAATCATTTCTGCTAATGGCTGCAAG GTTGACAATTCTTCCCTGACTGGTGAATCTGAACCTCAGACCAGGTCACCTGACTTCTCCAATGAAAACCCACTTGAGACAAGGAACATTGCCTTCTTCTCTACCAACTGTGTAGAAG GTACTGCCTGCGGTATTGCCATTAACACTGGTGACCACACTGTGATTGGACGCATTGCCACACTAACCTCTGGCTTGGAGGTTGGACAGACTCCAATCTCCAAAGAGATTGAACACTTCATTCATATCATCACTGGAGTGGCGCTCTTCCTCAGTACAACCTTTTTCATCCTCTCCCTGATCCTTGGATACAGCTGGCTGGAGGCTGTCATCTTCCTTATAGGAATTATTGTTGCCAATGTGCCAGAAGGTCTGCTGGCTACTGTCACG GTCTGTCTCACACTCACAGCTAAGCGAATGGCCAGTAGGAATTGCCTGGTAAAGAACCTGGAAGCTGTAGAGACTCTGGGATCCACCTCCACTATCTGCTCTGATAAGACTGGCACCCTGACACAAAACAGAATGACTGTTGCTCACATGTGGTTTGACAACCAGATCCACGAAGCAGACACCACTGAGGACCAGAGTG GTGCTACCTTTGATAAGAGCTCTTCCACTTGGGCTGCCCTTGCTCGTGTTGCAGGACTCTGCAACCGCGCTGTATTCCAGGCTGGACAGGAGTCTGTACCAATTCTTAAG AGAGAGGTTGCTGGTGATGCTTCTGAATCTGCCCTGCTGAAATGTATTGAGCTGTGCTGTGGGTCTGTGATGGCCATGAGAGACAAGAATGCCAAAATTGAAGAGATCCCTTTCAACTCAACCAACAAGTACCAG CTCTCCATCCATCGTAATGCAAACCCCAATGAATCTCGCTATCTGCTGGTGATGAAGGGTGCCCCAGAAAGGATTCTTGATCGCTGCACCACCATCTTGATTCAAGGCAAAGAGCAGCCACTGGATTATAAGATGAAGGatgctttccaaaatgcttaCCTTGAGCTGGGAGGACTGGGAGAGAGAGTTCTTG GATTCTGTCATATGCTGCTTCCTGATGACCAGTTTCCTGAAGGATTCAAGTTTGATGTAGATGAGTTGAACTTCCCTACTGAGAAGCTGTGCTTTGTTGGTCTGATGGCCATGATCGATCCTCCTCGTGCTGCTGTACCCGATGCTGTTGGCAAGTGCAGAAGCGCTGGCATCAAG GTTATCATGGTTACTGGTGACCACCCTATTACAGCCAAAGCCATTGCTAAGGGTGTGGGAATCATCTCTGAAGGAAATGAAACTGTTGAGGACATTGCAACTCGCCTGAACATTCCTGTCAAAGAAGTCAACCCCAG AGATGCCAAGGCCTGTGTAATTCATGGTGGCGACCTGAAGGAACTGACTAGTGACCAGCTGGATGACCTGCTGAAGCACCACACTGAGATTGTGTTTGCCAGGACCTCTCCTCAACAGAAACTGATCATTGTGGAGGGATGTCAGCGACAG GGTGCTATTGTAGCTGTGACTGGTGATGGCGTGAATGATTCCCCTGCCCTGAAGAAAGCAGATATTGGTGTTGCTATGGGTATTGCTGGATCTGACGTCTCCAAACAGGCTGCAGACATGATCCTTATGGATGACAACTTTGCCTCCATTGTGACTGGTGTAGAGGAAG GTCGTCTGATCTTTGATAACCTGAAGAAGTCAATTGCTTACACCCTGACAAGTAACATCCCTGAAATGACACCGTTCCTAATCTTCATTATGGCCAACATCCCTCTGCCTCTGGGAACTGTAACCATCCTGTGTATTGACTTGGGCACTGACATG CTTCCTGCTATCTCCCTGGCTTATGAAGGAGCAGAAAGTGACATCATGAAGAGACGGCCACGAAATCCCAAAACAGACAAGCTTGTGAATGAAAGGCTGATCAGTATGGCCTATGGGCAAATTG GTATGATCCAGGGTCTGGGAGGATTCTTCACATATTTTGTTGTTCTTGCTGAGAATGGTTTCCTGCCTATGAGACTACTGGGAATTCGTACTGACTGGGATGACAAAAGTCTCAATGACTTGGAAGACAGCTATGGACAGCAGTGG ACCTTTGAACAGAGAAAGATTGTCGAGTTTACCTGCCAAACTGCTTTCTTTGTCAGTGTTGTGGTAGTTCAGTGGGCTGACTTGATCATctgtaaaactagaagaaactctGTCTTCCAGCAGGGAATGAA gaaCAAAATCCTTATCTTTGGGCTGTTTGAGGAAACCGCTTTGGCTGCCTTCTTGTCTTATTGCCCAGGAATGGATGTGGCCCTCAGAATGTACCCTCTGAA ACCAGCCTGGTGGTTCTGTGCCTTCCCCTACGCTCTCCTTATCTTTGTTTATGATGAAATCAGAAAGCTTATCATCCGACGCAGCCCAGGAG GTTGGGTGGAAAAGGAGACCTACTACTAA